The Nitrospirota bacterium genome contains a region encoding:
- a CDS encoding peptidylprolyl isomerase, which yields MKKVAVMCVVALALVSCSKKEAEVKGPYLAKIDNTAVTQADFDREFQALPDYAQQIFTDAAGKEKFLNEIINKELLYKEALKKGYDKGQDYLKKVEEFKKLSLVSELFEKEIMAKAKVSDQDAKDYYDKNKDDFIVAKEIKASHILVKTEDEAQKVLARLKKGEKFEAVAKAVSIDTGSAKNGGDLGFFKKGQMVPEFERAAAALKAGEITSAPVKSPFGYHIIKVTDKKTGEPIPFDKVRDLVSQKLSGEKQKGVFESYVAELKKTHKIEINKDALTAKPAPAKTEKQEAPAKPEEKKAEPKKEEPKK from the coding sequence ATGAAGAAAGTTGCAGTAATGTGCGTTGTTGCACTGGCATTGGTATCTTGTTCCAAGAAGGAGGCGGAGGTAAAAGGCCCCTACCTTGCGAAGATTGACAATACTGCAGTAACCCAGGCAGATTTCGACCGGGAGTTCCAGGCGTTGCCTGATTACGCCCAGCAGATATTTACCGATGCTGCGGGAAAAGAGAAGTTCTTGAACGAGATCATTAATAAGGAGCTTCTGTACAAGGAAGCACTGAAGAAGGGATATGACAAGGGACAGGATTACCTGAAAAAAGTTGAGGAGTTCAAGAAGCTCTCCCTTGTGTCGGAACTTTTTGAAAAAGAGATCATGGCAAAGGCGAAGGTCTCTGACCAGGACGCAAAAGACTATTACGACAAGAACAAGGATGACTTTATTGTTGCAAAGGAGATCAAGGCGAGCCATATCTTGGTGAAGACTGAGGATGAGGCGCAGAAAGTCCTCGCCCGGCTGAAAAAAGGCGAAAAGTTCGAAGCTGTTGCAAAGGCTGTTTCTATTGATACCGGATCCGCAAAAAACGGCGGGGACCTGGGTTTCTTCAAGAAGGGCCAGATGGTGCCTGAATTCGAACGGGCAGCTGCAGCCCTCAAGGCTGGCGAGATTACCAGCGCGCCGGTCAAGAGCCCCTTTGGTTATCATATTATCAAGGTAACGGACAAGAAGACCGGCGAGCCTATTCCCTTTGACAAAGTGCGCGATCTTGTTTCGCAGAAACTCTCCGGAGAGAAACAGAAAGGGGTCTTTGAGTCCTATGTGGCTGAGTTGAAGAAGACGCACAAGATAGAGATAAACAAGGATGCCCTGACGGCAAAACCTGCTCCGGCAAAAACGGAAAAGCAGGAGGCCCCGGCAAAACCTGAGGAGAAGAAGGCCGAACCGAAAAAGGAAG
- the hemL gene encoding glutamate-1-semialdehyde 2,1-aminomutase — MKNHTNSKRLFRKASTVIPGGVNSPVRAFKAVGGNPLFIDKAKGSRIYDVDGNSYIDYVLSWGPMILGHAFPRVVNALKKAAERGTSYGAPTALEIELAELVLKLYPSMDRIRMVNSGTEATMSAIRVARGFTGRDKIIKFEGCYHGHADGLLVKAGSGAVTFGLPDSPGVPKSYARNTLTLPYNDIPAFKRLVEKDGKNIACVIVEPVVGNIGCVLPKPGFLEALRKFTKKYGIVLIFDEVMTGFRASFGGAQAYYGIKPDMTCLGKVIGGGLPVGAYGGRKEIMSMISPEGPVYQAGTLSGNPLAMTAGIETIKELSKPGMYKSMEAKCVLLEEGLKSAAKKAGVSTRFYRAGSMFCTYFTNIDVIDYATAKKADAQKFSRFFSEMIEQGVNLAPSQFEAGFMSLAHSEKDIEATVKAAYESLKKL, encoded by the coding sequence ATGAAAAATCACACGAATTCAAAGCGGTTATTCCGGAAGGCATCAACGGTCATTCCCGGTGGCGTAAACAGCCCTGTGCGTGCTTTCAAGGCTGTTGGCGGCAATCCTCTTTTCATAGACAAGGCAAAGGGTTCACGCATTTATGATGTTGACGGAAACTCCTATATCGATTACGTGCTTTCCTGGGGTCCGATGATACTTGGTCATGCCTTCCCACGGGTAGTGAATGCACTTAAGAAAGCAGCAGAAAGAGGCACGAGTTACGGCGCACCGACCGCGCTTGAGATCGAGTTGGCAGAACTCGTGCTCAAACTCTATCCCTCTATGGACAGAATCCGCATGGTAAATTCAGGCACTGAGGCAACGATGTCTGCCATCAGAGTTGCGAGGGGGTTCACCGGCAGGGACAAGATCATCAAATTTGAGGGCTGTTATCATGGTCACGCTGACGGATTACTCGTCAAGGCAGGCTCGGGTGCAGTGACCTTCGGATTGCCGGACAGCCCCGGAGTGCCGAAATCCTATGCACGCAATACGCTCACCCTGCCCTATAACGATATACCTGCATTCAAGCGCCTCGTCGAAAAAGACGGTAAGAATATCGCATGTGTAATCGTCGAACCTGTTGTCGGCAATATCGGCTGCGTACTTCCTAAACCCGGCTTCCTTGAAGCCCTGAGAAAATTCACCAAGAAATATGGTATTGTGCTCATCTTCGATGAAGTAATGACCGGATTCAGGGCATCCTTCGGCGGAGCGCAGGCATACTATGGCATAAAACCGGATATGACCTGTCTTGGCAAGGTGATCGGCGGAGGTCTGCCTGTAGGCGCATATGGCGGAAGGAAAGAGATCATGTCCATGATTTCTCCGGAAGGCCCTGTATATCAGGCAGGTACTCTTTCAGGCAACCCTCTTGCCATGACAGCCGGTATCGAGACCATAAAAGAGCTTTCAAAACCGGGAATGTACAAATCGATGGAAGCAAAATGCGTACTGCTCGAAGAGGGACTTAAGAGCGCAGCGAAAAAAGCCGGAGTTTCGACCCGCTTTTACCGTGCAGGCAGCATGTTCTGCACCTATTTCACAAATATTGATGTAATTGACTATGCAACAGCAAAAAAAGCGGATGCGCAGAAGTTCTCACGGTTCTTCTCAGAGATGATCGAGCAGGGAGTCAACCTGGCTCCGTCGCAGTTCGAGGCAGGATTCATGTCCCTTGCTCATTCTGAAAAGGACATCGAAGCAACCGTAAAAGCAGCGTACGAAAGCCTGAAAAAACTATAA